In a genomic window of Trichoderma atroviride chromosome 4, complete sequence:
- a CDS encoding uncharacterized protein (EggNog:ENOG41) yields MHIDINSSQAALRNAAAKRTSEETEAAARLANMRGYQSIKRSKLAWNPQTESDPRSSAPAYGASQNGYLNPPYSLPGRPLGPLPHEAKAEQARLLTLLRSLNPLVVVDQMCKALAYFGGIPGAPSSHEFDFPDSGRNNGQGSIFVGWVAEIFPPVEGNPSALALHPSLQTADIASAAAPTAVVALDAPASAPTQAPALPDSANTAAPPAQPASTASLSEPARNPPEGQNVTGEATATPVKRPRGRPKGSKSSKPRIDKGMKKSDLALHSSSQVDGGGSQLSQSDLGRRPDGSVEQSQNGLVNPAYHGDMPGHLDPDSSIMSTPGTGKKRGRPKGSKNRPKNTPEAGQAASENPHALLPASSTSNPIAQSPLSHKATDGQNNISSFANTMPPRPEQHQHPSPPLPENATTQHAAHIANRAPQGSQPAFPAVSSWAGAAMQSLDQFRSINNHSHPKKRKGGDPAQVARESLATIAATDPSSHMRQGDDTPLHNTASDQTHMKRRRVSRESLQNPIFNNIDPQPGRVGMTTSPVLNNSYNSISQTMASNSFDTQLANASAAVRQASSQQHLQQQQQPHHHHSQRSPTQPQPQGQTQSLQNQPQPQPQPQPQSQPQSQQYAPQRPHPQNAGMRPPLQLQHMPPGSSRPRAPSQMYGSSPTSMSSQGFYSQARQLPGQLGHAATNSGSFARGTGSNQASPFGSSSNSNMARQSSNDARTASLSQQASLAISRSQSGHTPTARHASSDFASSQQVPATSASAPSTTGLGHFSSFTEHSYLDMDYGLNERDVQDSAAAFGDSTPLDVAMVEPNMRGGLYQAMGRP; encoded by the coding sequence ATGCACATCGATATAAATAGCTCACAGGCTGCCTTGCGGAATGCTGCCGCAAAGCGCACAAGCGAAGAgacggaggcggcggcgaggctggcCAACATGCGCGGCTACCAATCCATCAAACGCAGCAAATTGGCGTGGAACCCGCAGACCGAATCAGACCCGCGATCTTCAGCCCCCGCGTACGGAGCTTCGCAAAATGGCTATCTCAATCCTCCCTACTCGCTCCCTGGACGCCCCCTGGGACCTTTACCGCATGAAGCCAAAGCTGAGCAAGCTCGGCTCCTCACTCTGCTGCGCAGCTTAAATCctttggtggtggtggatcAGATGTGTAAAGCGCTGGCATACTTTGGAGGCATTCCCGGCGCGCCTTCATCGCACGAATTCGACTTCCCAGACAGCGGACGCAACAATGGTCAGGGATCCATTTTTGTCGGCTGGGTCGCCGAGATATTCCCTCCAGTCGAGGGGAACCCTTCAGCGCTGGCGCTTCACCCATCTTTGCAAACCGCAGATAtagcctctgccgctgctcctaCCGCCGTCGTTGCTCTAGATGCTCCCGCATCCGCACCAACTCAGGCTCCAGCTTTACCCGATTCCGCCAATACCGCCGCTCCTCCTGCTCAGCCAGCCTCTACAGCATCTCTATCCGAACCTGCCCGCAATCCTCCAGAGGGGCAGAATGTCACTGGTGAAGCTACCGCGACTCCTGTCAAAAGACCGCGAGGACGGCCAAAGGGGAGTAAAAGCTCCAAGCCTCGCATAGATAAAGGCATGAAAAAGTCGGATCTGGCGCTGCATTCGTCCAGCCAAGTCGATGGAGGCGGCTCCCAGTTATCCCAGTCTGATCTGGGGAGAAGGCCCGATGGATCTGTCGAGCAATCTCAAAATGGGCTCGTTAACCCTGCGTATCATGGCGATATGCCAGGCCATCTTGACCCTGATTCTAGCATCATGAGCACTCCGGGAACGGGCAAGAAGAGAGGTCGCCCTAAAGGATCTAAAAATCGACCAAAGAATACTCCTGAAGCTGGCCAGGCGGCTTCAGAGAATCCTCACGCTTTATTACctgcttcttcaacctcCAATCCCATTGCACAGTCTCCTTTATCACACAAAGCAACTGATGGTCAGAATAATATTTCATCCTTTGCAAATACGATGCCTCCCAGGCCAGAACAGCACCAACATCCCTCACCCCCGCTGCCAGAGAACGCAACAACGCAGCACGCCGCACACATAGCCAACCGTGCTCCTCAAGGAAGCCAGCCAGCGTTCCCGGCTGTAAGTAGCTGGGCTGGAGCAGCAATGCAATCGTTGGATCAATTTCGCTCCATCAACAATCACTCACATCctaagaagagaaagggggGTGATCCGGCTCAGGTCGCTAGAGAGTCCTTGGCAACAATCGCCGCAACTGACCCTTCATCGCATATGCGACAAGGCGATGATACTCCGCTACATAACACTGCGTCTGATCAGACTCACATGAAGCGCCGACGTGTGTCGCGAGAATCGCTTCAGAACCCCATTTTCAATAACATTGACCCTCAGCCCGGCCGAGTAGGTATGACCACATCACCTGTTCTGAATAACAGCTACAACAGCATCTCTCAAACCATGGCTTCCAACAGCTTTGATACCCAGCTAGCTAATGCTAGTGCTGCTGTGAGACAAGCCTCGAGTCAACAGCAtttgcaacaacaacagcagccacaCCACCATCATTCGCAGCGGTCACCAAcacagcctcagcctcagggTCAGACTCAGTCACTTCAaaaccagccgcagccgcagcctcaacctcaacctcaaTCTCAGCCTCAGTCTCAGCAGTATGCACCCCAGAGACCTCATCCGCAGAATGCAGGGATGCGGCCTCCGCTACAGCTTCAGCATATGCCACCAGGGTCTTCAAGACCTAGAGCCCCGAGCCAGATGTACGGAAGCAGCCCAACGAGCATGTCCTCGCAAGGCTTCTATAGCCAGGCTAGGCAGCTGCCGGGCCAGCTAGGACATGCAGCCACCAATAGTGGTAGCTTTGCTAGAGGCACCGGCAGCAACCAAGCCTCGCCGTTTGGGTCTTCTTCCAATTCCAATATGGCACGGCAGAGCTCCAACGACGCCCGCACAGCCAGCTTATCACAGCAAGCATCTCTGGCAATTTCGCGCAGCCAATCGGGCCATACCCCGACAGCTCGCCACGCATCTTCTGActttgccagcagccagcaagtCCCAGCAACTTCGGCTTCAGCGCCTTCAACAACTGGCCTGGGCCATTTCTCGTCCTTTACGGAACATAGCTACCTTGACATGGACTATGGCTTGAATGAGCGCGACGTGCAAGACTCTGCGGCGGCTTTTGGCGACTCTACGCCGCTTGATGTGGCCATGGTTGAGCCTAACATGAGAGGGGGGCTATATCAAGCCATGGGTCGCCCATAA
- a CDS encoding uncharacterized protein (EggNog:ENOG41), translated as MAAATAASATIILGDSPVTEDVAPKAGGAPESSAIPGKRSSTPIRTSSHDVIDGPDGASIHTTDGRVKNPVPSKLKGKADNKNGNFGVMHIDINSSQAALRNAAAKRTSEETEAAARLANMRGYQSIKRSKLAWNPQTESDPRSSAPAYGASQNGYLNPPYSLPGRPLGPLPHEAKAEQARLLTLLRSLNPLVVVDQMCKALAYFGGIPGAPSSHEFDFPDSGRNNGQGSIFVGWVAEIFPPVEGNPSALALHPSLQTADIASAAAPTAVVALDAPASAPTQAPALPDSANTAAPPAQPASTASLSEPARNPPEGQNVTGEATATPVKRPRGRPKGSKSSKPRIDKGMKKSDLALHSSSQVDGGGSQLSQSDLGRRPDGSVEQSQNGLVNPAYHGDMPGHLDPDSSIMSTPGTGKKRGRPKGSKNRPKNTPEAGQAASENPHALLPASSTSNPIAQSPLSHKATDGQNNISSFANTMPPRPEQHQHPSPPLPENATTQHAAHIANRAPQGSQPAFPAVSSWAGAAMQSLDQFRSINNHSHPKKRKGGDPAQVARESLATIAATDPSSHMRQGDDTPLHNTASDQTHMKRRRVSRESLQNPIFNNIDPQPGRVGMTTSPVLNNSYNSISQTMASNSFDTQLANASAAVRQASSQQHLQQQQQPHHHHSQRSPTQPQPQGQTQSLQNQPQPQPQPQPQSQPQSQQYAPQRPHPQNAGMRPPLQLQHMPPGSSRPRAPSQMYGSSPTSMSSQGFYSQARQLPGQLGHAATNSGSFARGTGSNQASPFGSSSNSNMARQSSNDARTASLSQQASLAISRSQSGHTPTARHASSDFASSQQVPATSASAPSTTGLGHFSSFTEHSYLDMDYGLNERDVQDSAAAFGDSTPLDVAMVEPNMRGGLYQAMGRP; from the exons atggccgcaGCCACAG CAGCTTCTGCGACCATCATCCTCGGCGATTCTCCTGTGACTGAAGACGTGGCCCCCAAGGCTGGCGGCGCGCCGGAATCGTCTGCAATCCCCGGCAAAAGGTCTTCAACGCCGATCCGCACTTCTAGTCATG ATGTCATCGATGGCCCGGATGGAGCCTCCATCCATACCACAGATGGCCGAGTCAAGAATCCTGTACCCAGCAAactcaagggcaaggccgACAACAAGAACGGCAACTTTGGCGTAATGCACATCGATATAAATAGCTCACAGGCTGCCTTGCGGAATGCTGCCGCAAAGCGCACAAGCGAAGAgacggaggcggcggcgaggctggcCAACATGCGCGGCTACCAATCCATCAAACGCAGCAAATTGGCGTGGAACCCGCAGACCGAATCAGACCCGCGATCTTCAGCCCCCGCGTACGGAGCTTCGCAAAATGGCTATCTCAATCCTCCCTACTCGCTCCCTGGACGCCCCCTGGGACCTTTACCGCATGAAGCCAAAGCTGAGCAAGCTCGGCTCCTCACTCTGCTGCGCAGCTTAAATCctttggtggtggtggatcAGATGTGTAAAGCGCTGGCATACTTTGGAGGCATTCCCGGCGCGCCTTCATCGCACGAATTCGACTTCCCAGACAGCGGACGCAACAATGGTCAGGGATCCATTTTTGTCGGCTGGGTCGCCGAGATATTCCCTCCAGTCGAGGGGAACCCTTCAGCGCTGGCGCTTCACCCATCTTTGCAAACCGCAGATAtagcctctgccgctgctcctaCCGCCGTCGTTGCTCTAGATGCTCCCGCATCCGCACCAACTCAGGCTCCAGCTTTACCCGATTCCGCCAATACCGCCGCTCCTCCTGCTCAGCCAGCCTCTACAGCATCTCTATCCGAACCTGCCCGCAATCCTCCAGAGGGGCAGAATGTCACTGGTGAAGCTACCGCGACTCCTGTCAAAAGACCGCGAGGACGGCCAAAGGGGAGTAAAAGCTCCAAGCCTCGCATAGATAAAGGCATGAAAAAGTCGGATCTGGCGCTGCATTCGTCCAGCCAAGTCGATGGAGGCGGCTCCCAGTTATCCCAGTCTGATCTGGGGAGAAGGCCCGATGGATCTGTCGAGCAATCTCAAAATGGGCTCGTTAACCCTGCGTATCATGGCGATATGCCAGGCCATCTTGACCCTGATTCTAGCATCATGAGCACTCCGGGAACGGGCAAGAAGAGAGGTCGCCCTAAAGGATCTAAAAATCGACCAAAGAATACTCCTGAAGCTGGCCAGGCGGCTTCAGAGAATCCTCACGCTTTATTACctgcttcttcaacctcCAATCCCATTGCACAGTCTCCTTTATCACACAAAGCAACTGATGGTCAGAATAATATTTCATCCTTTGCAAATACGATGCCTCCCAGGCCAGAACAGCACCAACATCCCTCACCCCCGCTGCCAGAGAACGCAACAACGCAGCACGCCGCACACATAGCCAACCGTGCTCCTCAAGGAAGCCAGCCAGCGTTCCCGGCTGTAAGTAGCTGGGCTGGAGCAGCAATGCAATCGTTGGATCAATTTCGCTCCATCAACAATCACTCACATCctaagaagagaaagggggGTGATCCGGCTCAGGTCGCTAGAGAGTCCTTGGCAACAATCGCCGCAACTGACCCTTCATCGCATATGCGACAAGGCGATGATACTCCGCTACATAACACTGCGTCTGATCAGACTCACATGAAGCGCCGACGTGTGTCGCGAGAATCGCTTCAGAACCCCATTTTCAATAACATTGACCCTCAGCCCGGCCGAGTAGGTATGACCACATCACCTGTTCTGAATAACAGCTACAACAGCATCTCTCAAACCATGGCTTCCAACAGCTTTGATACCCAGCTAGCTAATGCTAGTGCTGCTGTGAGACAAGCCTCGAGTCAACAGCAtttgcaacaacaacagcagccacaCCACCATCATTCGCAGCGGTCACCAAcacagcctcagcctcagggTCAGACTCAGTCACTTCAaaaccagccgcagccgcagcctcaacctcaacctcaaTCTCAGCCTCAGTCTCAGCAGTATGCACCCCAGAGACCTCATCCGCAGAATGCAGGGATGCGGCCTCCGCTACAGCTTCAGCATATGCCACCAGGGTCTTCAAGACCTAGAGCCCCGAGCCAGATGTACGGAAGCAGCCCAACGAGCATGTCCTCGCAAGGCTTCTATAGCCAGGCTAGGCAGCTGCCGGGCCAGCTAGGACATGCAGCCACCAATAGTGGTAGCTTTGCTAGAGGCACCGGCAGCAACCAAGCCTCGCCGTTTGGGTCTTCTTCCAATTCCAATATGGCACGGCAGAGCTCCAACGACGCCCGCACAGCCAGCTTATCACAGCAAGCATCTCTGGCAATTTCGCGCAGCCAATCGGGCCATACCCCGACAGCTCGCCACGCATCTTCTGActttgccagcagccagcaagtCCCAGCAACTTCGGCTTCAGCGCCTTCAACAACTGGCCTGGGCCATTTCTCGTCCTTTACGGAACATAGCTACCTTGACATGGACTATGGCTTGAATGAGCGCGACGTGCAAGACTCTGCGGCGGCTTTTGGCGACTCTACGCCGCTTGATGTGGCCATGGTTGAGCCTAACATGAGAGGGGGGCTATATCAAGCCATGGGTCGCCCATAA
- a CDS encoding uncharacterized protein (TransMembrane:1 (i57-76o)): MFGQQVARGGRRIGQIARSGQQSPLAAIKGAGQRRCYAEAAQAAAAPKGRVGRGLGLILYGVAFGSIGAAATWYSMVQQGFSHFTDAETSKLFVPDTDEIQRIEDTINNHPLVKELRSRPDFKESRPHLKMANGIRNQSLTAGVLQGNGKMVVPPIAFIEDGGKSIVSITYIGDQVCGHPGLVHGGFLATMLDEGMARGCFGALPHNIAVTANLEVNYRKPTPANSFLVLRGTTTKVEGRKAWSVGSIETLPEPGEKPTVLVEAKGLFISPKYAALMPSIV, translated from the exons ATGTTTGGTCAACAAGTTGCTCGTGGCGGGCGCCGAATCGGTCAGATCGCTCGAAGTGGCCAACAGTCGCCGCTTGCTGCGATCAAAGGGGCCGGTCAGCGACGATGCTATGCTGAGGCTGCACAGG CCGCGGCAGCTCCCAAGGGACGAGTCGGACGAGGTCTCGGCCTAATCCTCTACGGCGTCGCATTTGGAAGCatcggagcagcagcaacatggtACTCGATGGTACAGCAGGGCTTTTCTCACTTCACAGACGCCGAGACTTCGAAGCTGTTTGTGCCCGACACCGACGAGATCCAGCGCATCGAAGACACAATCAACAACCACCCGCTGGTCAAGGAACTGCGATCACGGCCCGATTTCAAGGAGTCGCGGCCGCACCTCAAGATGGCGAATGGCATCCGCAACCAGAGCCTCACCGCCGGCGTCCTGCAGGGCAACGGCAAGATGGTGGTCCCTCCAATCGCATTCATCGAAGACGGCGGAAAGTCCATTGTCAGCATCACCTACATCGGCGACCAGGTCTGCGGCCACCCGGGCCTTGTCCACGGAGGGTTCctggcgacgatgctggaCGAAGGCATGGCGCGGGGATGCTTTGGCGCGCTGCCGCACAACATTGCCGTGACGGCCAACCTGGAGGTCAACTATCGCAAGCCGACGCCGGCGAATAGCTTCCTGGTGCTTCGCGGAACGACGACAAAGGTCGAGGGACGCAAGGCGTGGTCTGTGGGAAGCATCGAGACGTTGCCGGAGCCGGGCGAGAAGCCGACGGTGTTGGTCGAGGCGAAGGGACTGTTCATCTCGCCCAAGTATGCAGCC TTGATGCCCTCAATTGTATAA
- a CDS encoding uncharacterized protein (BUSCO:EOG092D0XW1), with amino-acid sequence MAKQSKKSKGPKRSNDYAARLQNGMSQITSQIEAKLNGNPYKRKNPPTEVSGKQKQRKQRDSEGAPATNGTSDDKDALLAEIKALGGDEEDWHLINDVASDDEVTSGSKAPVDKGLKDELAALSKELGFSGMIPDDASDEEEEEEDVEEEDEEEDDDESEEEVSNKNKNKGKSETLKAPKEKGPAENEMRRVEGLIFEPRADWHAARLAQLPEPQVDDIGPFMSAINSLKEHGKYLLETEAAKYRTTIFASSSHKFLATIMTSGTLTDKISALTLACQESPVHNIRAFDSLMNLASKKSRAQAIGAIGALVDMLGPGTVLPSDRRLRNFQAQPGLLGSLQRASAKIWAPSQPLPGKITQAHLISWAYEDWLKDTYFKMIQLLEVWCSDEIEYSRMRAVDFVYALLKDKPEQESNLLTLLVNKLGDRDRKISSRASYLLLQLQNSHPGMRPIIVRTIEQEILLRPSADHRVRYYAINTLNQTILSNKEPAVAESLLRIYFGLFATILKTGKLGMPTEDEPNKTQKSGKGSFGKKGKQFKAAAPSIPEAEATDKLVSALLTGVNRAAPFVGTNDTVLERHLDTLFKIAHSANFNTGIQALLLIQHLSTTKNMGSDRFYRTLYESLLDPRLINSSKQALYLNLLLRALKNDVDVRRVKAFAKRMLQVSGLHQPPFICGLLYVISHLRQTFPDISTLVEEPEESVFDDEAPEDRPTYDGRKRDPVHSNAHRSCLWEMVPIQQHFHPAVERFASALLDRNQKMMKPDMESHTLIKFLDKFVYRNAKASDTRGASIMQPLKAAKDIGDIWLGGGRSSASTTQVNSAAFWNKKADDVAAEDVFFHKYFQHVSKEPKESTKKARATGDAEADEDAEEDEIWKALVNAQPDIDEDASDAGFDDLDELDMASDDDSSPALSLDGDDDEEDEDDDMGVEFNDFSDEEDVDEEDGLVAPDVAKSDKEKGDKRRARKKMLKGLPTFASVDDYAELLAGEEDDL; translated from the exons ATGGCGAAGCAATccaagaaaagcaaagggcCGAAGCGCTCGAACGACTATGCGGCGCGCCTTCAGAACGGAATGTCTCAAATCACTTCTCAAATTGAAGCGAAATTGAACGGCAATCCATACAAGCGAAAGAATCCGCCTACTGAAGTGTCTGGCAAGCAGAAACAGCGAAAGCAGCGCGATTCCGAGGGCGCACCAGCCACGAACGGCACCAGCGATGATAAAGATGCTTTGCTAGCTGAGATTAAGGCCctgggaggagatgaagaggactGGCACCTGATCAACGACGTTGCATCTGATGATGAAGTTACTTCAGGATCAAAGGCACCGGTAGACAAGGGACTGAAGGATGAACTAGCAGCTCTTTCAAAAGAACTTGGTTTCTCCGGAATGATACCCGATGATGCTagcgacgaagaggaggaggaggaggacgtagaagaagaagacgaagaagaagacgatgatgagagcGAGGAAGAGGTCAGCAACAAGAATAAGAACAAGGGCAAAAGCGAAACCCTCAAAGccccaaaagaaaagggacCCGCAGAGAATGAAATGCGAAGGGTTGAAGGCCTG ATTTTCGAACCGCGCGCGGACTGGCACGCTGCCAGGTTGGCCCAACTGCCTGAACCCCAAGTCGATGACATTGGTCCCTTCATGTCGGCCATAAACTCACTAAAAGAGCATGGAAAATATCTCTTGGAGACAGAGGCGGCGAAATATAGAACGACCATCTTTGCGTCTTCATCTCACAAATTTCTTGCCACCATCATGACATCTGGTACTCTTACAGACAAGATTTCCGCCCTCACCTTGGCTTGTCAAGAGTCCCCCGTTCACAACATTCGCGCATTCGATTCTTTGATGAACCTGGCTTCCAAGAAAAGCCGAGCCCAAGCCATTGGAGCTATAGGAGCACTCGTGGATATGCTCGGCCCCGGCACAGTGCTGCCATCAGACCGACGATTGAGGAACTTTCAAGCTCAGCCTGGGCTTCTGGGCTCTCTTCAACGCGCTTCCGCCAAAATTTGGGCTCCAAGCCAGCCGCTTCCTGGTAAAATTACACAAGCTCATTTGATCTCTTGGGCTTACGAAGACTGGTTGAAGGACACTTATTTCAAAATGATCCAGCTCTTGGAAGTCTGGTGCTCTGATGAAATTGAGTATTCAAGAATGAGAGCCGTCGACTTTGTCTATGCCTTACTCAAGGACAAGCCGGAACAGGAATCAAACCTTCTCACTCTCCTGGTTAACAAGCTTGGCGATCGCGACCGAAAGATCTCTTCCCGAGCTTCATATCTTCTCTTGCAGCTGCAAAATTCACATCCTGGCATGAGGCCGATCATCGTGCGAACAATAGAACAGGAGATCCTTCTTCGACCTTCAGCAGATCATCGAGTGCGCTACTATGCCATCAACACGCTCAACCAAACAATTCTCTCAAACAAAGAGCCAGCAGTGGCTGAGTCCCTTCTTCGCATCTACTTTGGCCTTTTCGCCACAATTCTCAAAACTGGAAAGCTTGGAATGCCGACAGAGGATGAACCCAACAAGACGCAGAAATCTGGCAAAGGCTCGTTCGGAAAGAAGGGCAAACAGTTCAAGGCTGCAGCCCCATCTATCCCAGAAGCCGAGGCGACTGATAAGCTTGTGTCTGCCCTGTTGACCGGTGTGAACCGTGCCGCACCATTTGTAGGCACCAACGATACGGT TTTGGAACGCCATCTTGATACTCTCTTCAAAATTGCGCACTCTGCCAACTTCAACACCGGTATCCAAGCTCTACTCTTAATTCAGCATCTCTCTACGACAAAAAATATGGGCAGCGACCGCTTCTATCGGACGCTGTACGAGTCACTGCTGGATCCACGTCTCATAAACTCTTCAAAACAAGCGCTTTACTTGAATCTGTTACTGCGAGCACTGAAGAACGATGTTGATGTGAGAAGAGTCAAGGCTTTCGCAAAGCGAATGCTGCAGGTATCAGGTCTCCACCAGCCCCCCTTTATCTGTGGTTTGCTCTACGTTATCTCTCATCTAAGGCAAACCTTTCCTGATATTTCAACGCTGGTTGAGGAACCGGAAGAATCAGTatttgatgatgaggcgCCTGAGGACCGTCCAACGTACGATGGGCGCAAAAGAGATCCCGTACACAGCAACGCTCATAGAAGCTGTTTGTGGGAAATG GTTCCTATTCAACAGCACTTCCACCCAGCCGTGGAGAGATTCgcctctgcgctgctggATCGAAaccagaagatgatgaagcccGATATGGAGAGCCACACTCTCATCAAGTTTCTGGATAAGTTCGTCTACAGGAACGCAAAGGCTTCAGATACTCGTGGTGCTTCTATTATGCAGCCTCTCAAGGCGGCCAAGGACATTGGAGATATTTGGCTCGGTGGTGGGCGCAGCAGCGCATCTACAACACAAGTCAACTCTGCTGCATTCTGGAATAAGAAGGCAGACGACGTGGCAGCTGAAgatgtcttcttccacaAATACTTCCAGCACGTTTCCAAGGAGCCCAAGGAATCTACTAAGAAGGCACGCGCGACAGGCGACGCagaggcagatgaagatgcggAAGAGGATGAAATCTGGAAGGCACTGGTTAATGCCCAGCCTGACATCGACGAAGATGCTTCTGATGCTGGCTTTGACGATTTGGATGAGCTGGATATGGCATCTGACGACGATTCCTCGCCTGCCCTGTCActggatggcgatgatgatgaggaggacgaggatgatgacatgGGCGTAGAGTTCAATGACTTTtcagacgaagaggatgtcgacgaagaggatggcCTGGTTGCCCCTGATGTGGCCAAGTCAGACAAAGAGAAGGGCGACAAGCGCAGGGctaggaagaagatgctcaagGGCCTGCCTACGTTTGCGTCTGTGGATGACTATGCAGAGCTTTtggcaggagaagaagatgacttgTAA